The following nucleotide sequence is from Tardiphaga alba.
GAGCAGCGACGTGGTGAGCGAGGGCGGCCGTGTCTCCGGCTCGTGGAGCGAGACCTCCCGCGGTGTCAGCGGCAGCCTGCAGGGCCGCGCCAGCGGCGGACGCATTAATGTCGTCGCCGACTCGCCGGTTTTCACCGCGAATATCGTGCTGACGACAACGGGCAACAAACAATCGGTAACGATCACGTCGCAGGGCGATATTCGTCAGGTGTCGATTGCGATGGTGAAGAGCTGATCGCAGCCGTAGGGCGGATACGCGTAGCGTAATCCGTCGGCCGATTGCTTAACTGAAACTCCGCGGCGGATTACGCCTTCGGCTAATCCGCCCTACGGCTGCGAACGTTCAATACAATCCCGCCACGCGCCCGCGCTGGGCCACGAGCGCCAGTACGGAATCGATGGCGGGTGTCGGGATGCCGGTGAGGCGGCCCATTTCCTGCACCACGGTCACCAGCGGATCGATCTCCAGCGGCCGGCCGCGTTCGAGATCCTGCAGCATCGATGTCTTGTGCGCGCCGACCTTTCGCGCGCCCTCGATGCGGCGCTCCACATCGACGCGAAAGCCGATGCCGAAGCTTTCGGCGATGGCCTGGGTCTCCAGCATCATCGCCTTCGAGAGTGCGCGCGTGCCGCGATCGGTGCAGATGACGTCGAGCGTGGCATGGGTGAGGGCGCTGATCGGATTGAAGCAGACATTGCCCCACAGCTTCAGCCAGATCTCGTCACGGATGCGGTCGAGGATCGGCGCCTTCAACCCCGCGCGCTCGAACATCGCGGCGAGGCGCTCGACATCCGCGGTGCGTTCGCCCGAGGGCTCACCGAGCGGAAACTTGTCGCCATAGACATGGCGGATCACACCGGGCGCCTCGATCTCGGTGGCGGGATAGACGATGCAGCCGATGGCCCGGTGTGCGCCGAGTTCATTCCATTGCCGGCCGCCGGGATCGACGCTTTCCAGCGCCGTGCCTTCATAGCGATTGCCGTGGCGGTGGAAGTACCAATACGGGATGCCATTGACCGCGGTGACAAGGCGCGTGTGCGGGCCGAGCAGCGGCTGCATCGTCTCGATCACCCCGGTGATCGAATGCGCCTTGAGGCAGATGATGACAAAATCCTGTTCGCCGAGATCGGCGGGATCGTCAGTGCAGGGGATATGCACCACGCGCTCCTCATCGCCGATCAGCAGCCTGAGGCCGTTGGCGCGCATCGACGCAAGATGGGCACCGCGGGCGACGAGGCTGACATCGGCGCCAGCGCGTGCGAGCTGTACGCCGAGATAGCCGCCGATGGCGCCGGCGCCGTAAATGCAAATCTTCATGCGATGTCTCCGGAGCAGGCGTTGCGGAGAAATGACAAAGGAGATTGCGTCGCGGACCGCGTGCGGTCCGCGTTGATGAGCTCAGCTGTAGGGCGGATTAGGCGAAGCCGTAATCCGCCGGCCGAGTTAATAGTTGAAACTCCGCGGCGGATTACGGCTGCGCCTAATCCGCCCTTGTAATAGCCCGACCTGTTATTGTGAGGCCATTCCGAGAGGAATGCTCTGCCGCGGAGTGCAATCCGCGGCAGAGCGCTGGCGATCGGATCGTATCCGCCCTGAGTCGTCTGAGACTGTCTCGTAGCGGGATCGCGCCAGCACCTTCATCGGACCCGGATGGTTGCCGGAACTCAAGGTTCGCTTTCACAAGGCAGGGTCGAGGAAGATGACACAGACTATCACACAGGTGGCCGGTATCGATACGGCCAAGCACAAGCTCGATATCGCGCTGCACGGCCAGTCAAAGCGATGGCAGATCGAGAATTGCGTCAGTGGATGGCGGGATCTGGCGTCACGCCTCGCCGGAGCTGGCGTCAACAAGGTCGGAATCGAAGCCACCGGCGGCTACGAAAGCGGCGTCGTTGCCTATTTGCGGGGAGCCGGCTTTGTGGTTCTGCTGCTGCAACCGCTACAGGTGAAAAACTTTGCAAAGTCACGGCTACGCCGCGCCAAAAATGACGCTCTCGATGCCGAACTGATCGCCGCTTACACCGCGCAGGCCGAGCCGCGCGATATTGCGCCGGACGCCAGACTGACGGGATTAGCGGGCCAACTCACCTTTGTTGAGCAGACTGAGGAGGACATCGCCCGTCTCAAAATCCGCCTCGAGCATATTGGCGAGCCACAGCAGCGACGTCTTTATCTTCGCGACATTGCGCGTTTGCAGGCGCGGCGCCGGGCCGAACTCAAGCGGATTGCTGCTCTGCTGCGCCAGCATGATGATCTGGCGCGGCGCCTCGCCTTGGTGCTTAGCATTCCCGGTATCGGCGAACGCACCGCGCTTGCCATCGTCATCCGCATGCCTGAGCTCGGCCAGATCAGCCGCGAGGAAGCTGCAGCTTTGGCTGGCCTTGCGCCGTTTGATAACGACAGCGGCAAGCACCGTGGCCAACGCCATATTGCCGGCGGGCGCGATCGGCTGCGCCGGTCGCTGTACGCGGCCGCTTTGCCGGCTTCATTCCGGTGGAATGCGGCTCTGATCGACCTCTACCGACGATTGATGGCCCGTGGGAAAGCCCACCAGGCCGCACTCATCGCCTGTGCCAGGAAGCTCATCGTCTACGCTAACACCGTCGTCCAGCGCGGAACTCCGTGGATCAAAAGTCCCGCGCTTTAATGGTTGCTACGGTCATGCCACGTGAAGCTGCGGCGCGTCCTCGTGATCGAGCGCGCGGCTGATATCGCGGATGCTGATCACGCCGACCAAAGTGTAGTCGTCGATCACCGGGACATGGCGAATGTGATGCCGGTTCATCAGGCGGCGCACATGTTCAAGCGTGTCGGTGGAGGTGCAGGAGATCAGCTGCTGCACCGAGATCATCTCCGACACCTTGCGATTGACGCCGGCGGCGCCGTGTTCGGCAATGGCGCGGACGACGTCGCGTTCGGAAAACATGCCGACCGCAGTGTTGCCCTCGGTGCGGCAGACATCCTTCACGACCAGGGCGCTGATATTGCCGGTTCTGAGAAGCTGGGCGGCGATGGCAACGGTTTCATTCATACGGACCGTGGCGATACGGGTGCTCTTACGACGCAGAACGTCTCCGACTTGCATGGCAACCTCCCTCGAGTTGTCGCTCGAATTATCCCTTGGCTGACCGGCTAAGGATCGAGCTCGCGACAACAAGATTGGTATATGGTATGCCAGTTGTCAACGCATGAAATAGCCGGGATATGCGGTAAAATAGGCCAATAAGGCTGACATTTTGACGAAGGGATAGAGCTGTGATCCTTCTTGGTATGCCAGTCTAGCGGCCGGGAAGGCGCGCGCCAGCGAACATCTTGTCTGGCCATCAACTAAGAAAAAATGCGCTCATTCTTGCGAATGAGCGCATTTGGTTGGCTGTCGAACGGCGTTGTGAAGATCAGCCCATTGCCTTCGCGACGACGACCTTGCGCCATGGCTTAAGCACCGCGATCGCGAGCAGCGAGGCAAGGATGTTGGCGCCTGCGGCGATCAGGAACACGTTATCCCAATTGCCCGACGACTGCTGCATGTAGTTCGCGACCGGCACCAGAAGTGCTGCCGTGCCCTTGGCGGTGTAGAGCAGGCCGGCATTGGTGGTCGCGAATTTGGAGCCGAACGTGTCCGTGCAGGTCGATGGGAAGAGTGAATAGATTTCACCCCAGGCGAAGAATACGAAACCCGACAGCAGCACGAACCAGAGCGGATCCTGGCCCCACATATACAGCGCCCAGATGCCGAGGCCTTCCATGCCGAAGGCGATGAACATCGTGTTCTCGCGGCCGATCATGTCGGAGATCCAGCCGAAGAACGGGCGCGTCAGGCCGTTGAGCACGCGGTCAATGGTGGCGGCGAAGGTGACGGCCGTCATCGTCATGGCCATCAGCGTCACCGGCACATTGTCGATCTTCCAGTCGGCGGCGATGGGCTTCAGATTGGCGGTGACCATCAGGCCGCCGGCGCCGACGATGACGAACATGAAATACATCAGCCAGAAAATGGGATGGCGGATGACTTCGGTCGGCGCGTAGTTGCGGCGCGTCTGGATGATGTTGGCATTGGCGACGACGGAGGGGACCTGACCGGCCTTCGGCGCGAACAGGAAGAAGGCGAGGATCACGATGATGATGCCCTGGCCCAGACCGAAATAAAGGAAGGTGGTCTGGAAGCCGGAGTCCTTGATCATCGCCTGGATGGGCGCCACCGTGAGCGCAGAGCCTGCACCAAAGCCCGCAGCCGTGATGCCGGCGGCAAGGCCGCGTTTGTCCGGAAACCACTTCAGCGCATTGCCGACACAGGTGCCGTAGACGCCGCCAGCGCCGATGCCGGCGATGATCATGCCGAGATAGAAACCGTTGAGCGTTTCCGCCTTTGCGTTGATGGCCCAGCCGAGGCCGCAGAGGATGCCGCCGACGAGCACGACGATCTTCGGACCGTATTTGTCGACGAACCAGCCCTCGACCGGTACTAGCCAAGTCTCGAACAGCACGAACAGCGTAAAGGCCCACTGGATCGAGGCGCGGTCCCAGCCGAACTTCTTCTGGATGTCGGGGACGAAGAACGTCCAGCCATATTGGTAGTTGGCGATCATCACCATCGCGCCGACACCGATGGCCAATTGAGTCCAGCGATAGGCATCGCTGACGCGCGCGGCAGTGGGCGCCGCTCCGTGAACTGCATCAGTCATACTTCCTCCTAATGCGCTGTTCTATTGCGTGTTCGACAGCTGCAGTCGTGAGCTTGGTATATGATATGCCAATTCACAAGCGAAATCTTGACAGTTTGTCGCAGCTAGTTTCGCATAGCTGAATGTTGTGCTGCACAAGGATCGGCAGTGCGTTGATAGCAAAAAGCCGGCGGAGACATCCGCCGGCTTTTGTTTTTGAACAGTTATTTGAACTCTCGTTACGCTGTTGCAGTGCGACCGCGCATCCGCGTCAGGCCGTTGGAGATCACCGACCAGAACAGGGCAATCAGACCAAGGACCATGATGGTCGAGACCAGCGGGTTGGAGAAGAAAATCCCGAGCGAACCCTGCGAGCCGAGCAGGGACTGCCGGAAGGCTTCTTCGGCCTTGTCGCCGAGCACGATGGCCAGCACCAGCGGCGCCAGCGGATAGTTGCACTTCTTCAGCGCGTAGCCGATCACGCCGAACACCAGCATCATCACCACGTCGAAAGTGGAGTTATGCACGGAGTAGGCGCCGATCGCACACAGCACGAGGATCAGCGGCGCGATGATGCTGAAGGGGACGCGCAGGATCGCGGCGAAGATCGGCACGCAAGTCAGCACGATGATCAAGCCGACGAGATTGCCGAGATACATCGAGGCGATCAGGCCCCAGACGAACTCCTTCTGCTCGACGAACAGCATCGGGCCGGGCTGCAGACCCCAGATCAGAAGGCCTCCGAGCAGCACGGCTGCGGTGGGCGAGCCGGGGACGCCGAGCGACAGCATCGGCAGCAGCGCCGAGGTGCCGGCGGCATGCGCTGCGGTCTCCGGCGCGATGACGCCTTCGATCTCACCCTTGCCGAAGTTCTTGCCGTTCTTCGAGACGCGCTTGGCGATGCCGTAGCTCATGAAGGAGGCCGGCGTTGCGCCTGCGGGCGTGACGCCCATCCAGCAGCCGATGATGCAGGAGCGCAGCGACGTCATCCAGTATTGCGGTAGGCTCATCCAGGTGCGCAGCACGACGCGAAGATCGATCTTCGCCTTGCCGCCGCGGAAGTTGAGACCTTCTTCCATGGTCAGGAAGATTTCGCCGAGACCGAACAGGCCGATGACTGCGATCAGGAAGTCAAAACCGTTCAGCATTTCGGTGAAGCCGAAAGTGAGGCGGAGCTGGCCGGTGATGGAGTCTAGGCCGACAGCGGCAAGCGCAAAGCCGATCATCATGGCGGCGATAGTCTTGAAGGGCGGCTCCTTGCTCAGGCCGACGAAGCTACAGAAGGCCAGGAAATAGACCGCGAATTTCTCCGCGGGCCCGAAGCGTAAGGCGAAGCCTGCGACCAACGGCGCCACCAGCGTGATCATGATGACGGCGAACAGCGCGCCGACGAAAGACGAGGTGAATGCGGCGGTGAGAGACTCAGCAGCCTTGCCCTGCTGGGCCATGGGATAGCCGTCGAATGTGGTGGCGACCGACCATGGCTCGCCGGGGATGTTGAACAGGATCGAGGTGATCGCACCTCCGAACAATGCGCCCCAATAGATACAGGACAGCATGATGATGGCCGAGGTCGGCGGCATGCTGAAGGTGAGGGGGAGCAGGATCGCGACACCATTGGCGCCACCGAGACCGGGCAACACACCGATGATCACGCCGAGCACGATGCCAAGGACCATCACCGCAATATTGAAGGGCTGCAGCGCGACCGCAAAGCCGTGGAATAGATTGACGAGTTCTTCCATGTCGAAAAGTCCTTGAAGACAACTGACAGATGCGGAATTCCAAGGCCGTCATTGCGAGGAGCGTAGCGACGAAGCAATCCAGAAGACCGAGTGAAGAAAGGACTGGATTGCTTCGCTCCGCTCGCAATGACGGAGGTGATGTTGTGTTTTACAGGCCAAGCCATTCTTCGATCGGCCCCTTGGGGAGCGGAACGAGGAACCAGCGTTCGAAAATGAGATAGGTGACAACAGGCATGCCGAGCGAAATCGCAGCGATGATCGGCCAGTTGTATTTGCCGAGCCAGCGCATGAACCAGGCGATGAAGATCATCGATGCCAGATAGAGCCCGATGAAAGGCATGGCCGCCACATAGATGCCGGTGGGAATGATGACGCTGAACACCTGACGGAGTTGGCCCCATTCGGCGAAGATCGGGCCGTCTTCCTCTCGCAGCGTGTTGAAGAGATTGATGAGGCTGGAGATGATGATGAACAGGCCGATATAGAACGGGAAGAAGCCGGCCTTCGGTCCTTCGGCGCCCCAATTGATGCCGGCCTTGACGCTGCCATAGACGACGAGGCCGCCGAGCAGACCGATGATAGTGGTGACCCCGGCCTCGACGGCTTTATGAGTCGGACCTGTGGTGTGGGAATTCTGCGTGGTCATGAGACGTCCATTTCGAACTTGCGG
It contains:
- a CDS encoding CBS domain-containing protein gives rise to the protein MQVGDVLRRKSTRIATVRMNETVAIAAQLLRTGNISALVVKDVCRTEGNTAVGMFSERDVVRAIAEHGAAGVNRKVSEMISVQQLISCTSTDTLEHVRRLMNRHHIRHVPVIDDYTLVGVISIRDISRALDHEDAPQLHVA
- a CDS encoding tripartite tricarboxylate transporter permease encodes the protein MEELVNLFHGFAVALQPFNIAVMVLGIVLGVIIGVLPGLGGANGVAILLPLTFSMPPTSAIIMLSCIYWGALFGGAITSILFNIPGEPWSVATTFDGYPMAQQGKAAESLTAAFTSSFVGALFAVIMITLVAPLVAGFALRFGPAEKFAVYFLAFCSFVGLSKEPPFKTIAAMMIGFALAAVGLDSITGQLRLTFGFTEMLNGFDFLIAVIGLFGLGEIFLTMEEGLNFRGGKAKIDLRVVLRTWMSLPQYWMTSLRSCIIGCWMGVTPAGATPASFMSYGIAKRVSKNGKNFGKGEIEGVIAPETAAHAAGTSALLPMLSLGVPGSPTAAVLLGGLLIWGLQPGPMLFVEQKEFVWGLIASMYLGNLVGLIIVLTCVPIFAAILRVPFSIIAPLILVLCAIGAYSVHNSTFDVVMMLVFGVIGYALKKCNYPLAPLVLAIVLGDKAEEAFRQSLLGSQGSLGIFFSNPLVSTIMVLGLIALFWSVISNGLTRMRGRTATA
- a CDS encoding IS110 family RNA-guided transposase, coding for MPELKVRFHKAGSRKMTQTITQVAGIDTAKHKLDIALHGQSKRWQIENCVSGWRDLASRLAGAGVNKVGIEATGGYESGVVAYLRGAGFVVLLLQPLQVKNFAKSRLRRAKNDALDAELIAAYTAQAEPRDIAPDARLTGLAGQLTFVEQTEEDIARLKIRLEHIGEPQQRRLYLRDIARLQARRRAELKRIAALLRQHDDLARRLALVLSIPGIGERTALAIVIRMPELGQISREEAAALAGLAPFDNDSGKHRGQRHIAGGRDRLRRSLYAAALPASFRWNAALIDLYRRLMARGKAHQAALIACARKLIVYANTVVQRGTPWIKSPAL
- a CDS encoding 2-dehydropantoate 2-reductase, which gives rise to MKICIYGAGAIGGYLGVQLARAGADVSLVARGAHLASMRANGLRLLIGDEERVVHIPCTDDPADLGEQDFVIICLKAHSITGVIETMQPLLGPHTRLVTAVNGIPYWYFHRHGNRYEGTALESVDPGGRQWNELGAHRAIGCIVYPATEIEAPGVIRHVYGDKFPLGEPSGERTADVERLAAMFERAGLKAPILDRIRDEIWLKLWGNVCFNPISALTHATLDVICTDRGTRALSKAMMLETQAIAESFGIGFRVDVERRIEGARKVGAHKTSMLQDLERGRPLEIDPLVTVVQEMGRLTGIPTPAIDSVLALVAQRGRVAGLY
- the oxlT gene encoding oxalate/formate MFS antiporter; translated protein: MTDAVHGAAPTAARVSDAYRWTQLAIGVGAMVMIANYQYGWTFFVPDIQKKFGWDRASIQWAFTLFVLFETWLVPVEGWFVDKYGPKIVVLVGGILCGLGWAINAKAETLNGFYLGMIIAGIGAGGVYGTCVGNALKWFPDKRGLAAGITAAGFGAGSALTVAPIQAMIKDSGFQTTFLYFGLGQGIIIVILAFFLFAPKAGQVPSVVANANIIQTRRNYAPTEVIRHPIFWLMYFMFVIVGAGGLMVTANLKPIAADWKIDNVPVTLMAMTMTAVTFAATIDRVLNGLTRPFFGWISDMIGRENTMFIAFGMEGLGIWALYMWGQDPLWFVLLSGFVFFAWGEIYSLFPSTCTDTFGSKFATTNAGLLYTAKGTAALLVPVANYMQQSSGNWDNVFLIAAGANILASLLAIAVLKPWRKVVVAKAMG
- a CDS encoding tripartite tricarboxylate transporter TctB family protein, whose translation is MTTQNSHTTGPTHKAVEAGVTTIIGLLGGLVVYGSVKAGINWGAEGPKAGFFPFYIGLFIIISSLINLFNTLREEDGPIFAEWGQLRQVFSVIIPTGIYVAAMPFIGLYLASMIFIAWFMRWLGKYNWPIIAAISLGMPVVTYLIFERWFLVPLPKGPIEEWLGL